The Glycine soja cultivar W05 chromosome 6, ASM419377v2, whole genome shotgun sequence genome has a window encoding:
- the LOC114414605 gene encoding protein IQ-DOMAIN 32-like translates to MGKSTSCFKLITCGGDAAEKDDYHQVSEIKESNDKRGWSFRKKSARHRVLSNTVIAEAPSSANKETSECSTFNFQPLPEPNVVEKIYTTNCSDEKPQLSSFESSQVEETNVIETEEKLDVNPPESDVIIIQAAIRGLLAQRELLQLKKVVKLQAAVRGHLVRRHAVGTLRCIQAIIKMQILVRARRAWQSRLENHLNHKDGKRDSSEALGNKNLMTKSNVSYISIEKLLSNRFASQLLESTPKNKHIHVKCDPSKSDSAWKWLERWMSVSSKDIAECKETSSLAEQSRESKDSSPLFQFETGIPSEPFPQAADSELTVEDSLLPSEDEEKLITYDANDFEFQASYSTSSIVKDDLVQVPPEERIAYDAKVASDEADSFLNEKSASDASAPPELNFIHKGPEIAPPSEHHSLQKGTEIAPPSEHSSLHKGPETAPPSEPNYFNQKPEIDGEQGIRSMKRFASDQLEAEGKKPVNGSRKVSNPAFIAAQSKFEELSSIANSVRTSSLSYQDSAVESQGDTSSVGNDTAYRSKEFAFENPAAYLSRFAGSECGTELSISSTLDSPDISEPGATENERDAKDLVEGIGILENTVNRDDEANGNVSHVIPASNLANSVLDKSEIVDDISANLGHSVVAVDSEEPAIKTEKNAPDLQRELPESVLQDLRSSPEASPRSHLTVPESQGTPSSEVSVKPKDSTISKTRSGNKRRSLSLSNKSPTNPNHDSGSKGSREQLPKDQQNGKRRNSFGLVKPDHIDQEPRDNSTNNNSLPHFMLATESARAKVNANNSPRSSPDVHERDIEVKKRHSLPGATGRQVSPRIQRSTSKAQQSAKGNNVHPPQERKWLR, encoded by the exons ATGGGGAAATCTACCTCCTGCTTCAAACTAATCACTTGCGGTGGCGATGCGGCGGAGAAGGATGATTACCACCAAGTCTCTGAG ATCAAGGAATCTAACGATAAACGTGGTTGGAGTTTCCGAAAGAAATCTGCAAGGCATCGTGTGCTTAGCAATACTGTGATAGCAGAGGCCCCATCTTCTGCAAATAAGGAAACTTCAGAATGTAGTACTTTTAATTTTCAACCACTTCCTGAACCTAATGTTGTTGAGAAGATTTACACAACAAATTGCTCTGATGAGAAGCCCCAGTTATCTTCCTTTGAAAGCTCACAAGTAGAAGAAACAAATGTCATTGAAACTGAGGAGAAGTTGGATGTGAATCCACCAGAGTCTGATGTCATCATCATCCAGGCTGCTATTAGAGGGTTATTG GCTCAGAGAGAACTACTACAGCTTAAGAAAGTAGTGAAATTGCAAGCTGCTGTTCGTGGGCACTTGGTCCGGAGACATGCTGTAGGAACCCTGCGTTGTATTCAAGCCATCATCAAAATGCAGATCCTTGTGCGAGCTCGTCGTGCTTGGCAGTCACGTCTGGAAAATCATTTAAATCATAAGGATGGCAAAAGGGATTCCTCAGAAGCTTTG GGAAACAAAAATCTCATGACCAAATCAAATGTGAGTTACATTTCCATTGAGAAGCTGCTTAGCAATAGGTTTGCTAGTCAG CTGTTGGAATCAACACCAAAGAACAAACATATCCATGTAAAGTGTGATCCTTCTAAATCCGATTCTGCTTGGAAATGGTTGGAAAGGTGGATGTCAGTATCATCAAAAGATATTGCAGAGTGCAAAGAAACTAGTTCTTTGGCAGAGCAATCAAGGGAAAGCAAAGATAGTTCTCCCCTGTTTCAATTCGAAACAGGTATTCCTTCTGAACCTTTTCCCCAAGCAGCTGACTCAGAGCTCACTGTTGAAGATTCACTTCTGCCATCTGAGGATGAAGAAAAGTTAATTACTTATGATGCTAATGACTTTGAGTTTCAAGCAAGCTACTCCACATCATCTATTGTAAAAGATGACTTGGTACAGGTTCCTCCTGAAGAAAGAATTGCATATGATGCTAAAGTTGCCTCAGACGAAGCTGATTccttcctaaatgaaaaatcaGCATCAGATGCAAGTGCCCCACCAGAGCTTAATTTCATTCATAAGGGGCCTGAAATTGCCCCACCATCAGAGCATCATTCTCTTCAGAAGGGGACTGAAATTGCCCCACCATCAGAGCATAGCTCTCTTCATAAGGGTCCTGAAACTGCCCCACCATCAGAGCCTAATTATTTTAATCAGAAGCCTGAAATTGATGGTGAGCAGGGCATACGATCCATGAAAAGATTTGCCTCAGACCAATTAGAGGCTGAAGGAAAGAAACCTGTAAATGGTTCAAGAAAGGTCAGTAATCCTGCATTTATTGCTGCACAGTCAAAATTTGAAGAGCTTAGTTCAATAGCAAATTCTGTTAGGACAAGCAGTTTGTCCTACCAAGATTCAGCTGTTGAATCACAAGGAGACACCTCTTCTGTAGGCAATGATACTGCATATAGATCAAAAGAGTTTGCATTTGAAAATCCTGCTGCTTATCTTTCTAGGTTTGCTGGTTCTGAATGTGGCACTGAACTCtctatttcttccactcttgaTTCACCTGACATATCAGAGCCTGGAGCTACGGAAAATGAGCGAGATGCCAAAGATTTAGTGGAAGGGATTGGTATTCTTGAGAACACTGTAAACCGTGATGATGAGGCCAATGGCAATGTTTCACATGTCATCCCAGCTTCTAACCTAGCTAATTCTGTTTTGGATAAGTCAGAGATTGTTGATGACATTAGTGCCAATTTGGGTCACTCGGTGGTAGCTGTGGACTCTGAAGAGCCTGCTATTAAGACCGAGAAAAATGCACCTGACCTGCAGAGAGAGCTGCCAGAGTCTGTTCTGCAAGATTTAAGATCATCTCCAGAAGCTTCACCTAGAAGCCATTTAACTGTCCCTGAATCACAAGGAACACCTTCAAGTGAAGTGTCTGTAAAACCTAAAGATAGTACAATCAGCAAGACTAGATCTGGCAATAAACGTCGGAGCCTATCATTGAGTAACAAATCACCTACAAATCCAAATCATGATTCAGGCTCAAAAGGCAGTAGGGAGCAACTGCCTAAAGATCAGCAGAATGGAAAGAGGCGCAATTCCTTTGGCTTAGTAAAGCCTGATCACATTGATCAAGAACCTAGAGATAATAGTACTAACAACAATTCTCTTCCCCATTTCATGCTAGCTACCGAATCTGCTAGGGCCAAGGTTAATGCAAATAACtctccaagatcaagtccagaTGTGCATGAACGAGACATTGAAGTTAAGAAGAGACATTCCTTACCTGGTGCCACTGGTAGGCAAGTTTCTCCCCGCATCCAACGATCAACATCTAAGGCACAGCAGAGTGCCAAAGGAAACAATGTACATCCTCCTCAAG AGAGAAAATGGCTGAGGTGA
- the LOC114414606 gene encoding protein RCC2-like, with protein sequence MSASEAEKKVEEEEKNQEVKGGELLFCGATCWDIIGRRKGAVDGNLVSPSRLRPLVGVDIRYVASGCVSCHCVALDVEGRCYTWGRNEKGQLGHGDTIQRDRPTVVSELSKYKIVKAGSGRSHTVVVTEDGNSLAFGWNKHGQLGSGSVRNEIESSPVRCLVSDVKHTACGGDFTVWLSSVEGASILTAGLPQYGQLGHGTDNEYNSKDSSVRLVYEPQPRPRAIAALAGETIVKVACGTNHTVAVDKNGFVYTWGFGGYGRLGHREQKDEWVPRRVEVFQNRNVLPPDSVISAGSVNSSCTAGGGQLYMWGKLKNTGDDWMYPKPLMDLSGWNLRCMDSGNMHHFVGADSSCISWGLAQNGELGYGPTGQKSSAVPKKVDLLEGMHVISVACGMGHSMVIVDRANVADRLDQLDIYDGKAVGEGNEAVNTTPVPKQAAKKGAKGAADNSKKRKQLKDSSESEEEEDAEESEDSEDEINGEVEAKRPRSSGKGRGKAPKKAGAKGKGAKEKGSGRGRGGTAANKSSSKSPQVKTGKRGRPRKS encoded by the exons ATGTCTGCGTCCGAAGCGGAGAAGAAGGTCGAGGAGGAAGAGAAGAACCAAGAGGTCAAAGGGGGAGAACTCTTGTTCTGCGGTGCCACGTGTTGGGATATCATTGGTCGTCGCAAAGGCGCCGTCGACGGTAACCTCGTCTCTCCCTCGCGCCTACGTCCTCTCGTCGGCGTCGATATTCGCTACGTCGCCTCCGGCTGcg TGTCTTGTCATTGCGTGGCATTGGACGTTGAAGGGCGTTGTTATACATGGGGACGAAATGAG AAAGGGCAACTGGGTCATGGAGATACCATTCAGCGTGACAGACCAACTGTTGTGTCTGAACTTTCTAA ATACAAAATTGTCAAAGCTGGATCAGGGAGGAGCCATACGGTGGTTGTTACGGAGGATGGAAATTCCCTAGCATTTGGATGGAACAAACATGGACAGCTAGGTTCTGGTTCTGTGAGAAATG AAATTGAGTCATCACCTGTTCGCTGTCTTGTGTCTGATGTAAAACATACTGCTTGTGGCGGTGACTTCACTGTCTGGTTATCTTCCGTTGAAGGAGCTTCTATACT GACTGCTGGGCTTCCACAGTATGGGCAGCTTGGGCATGGAACAGATAATGAG TATAATTCCAAAGACAGCTCTGTGAGGTTGGTTTATGAACCCCAGCCACGTCCTCGAGCAATTGCTGCTCTTGCTGGGGAAACAATTGTTAAAGTGGCATGTGGAACAAATCACACAG TGGCTGTGGATAAGAATGGCTTTGTCTACAC GTGGGGTTTTGGTGGTTATGGAAG GCTAGGACATAGGGAGCAGAAGGATGAGTGGGTCCCACGCCGTGttgaagtttttcaaaatagaaaTGTTTTGCCGCCTGATTCAGTCATATCAGCTGGTTCTGTGAATTCTTCATGTACTGCAG GTGGAGGGCAGTTGTATATGTGGGGAAAATTAAAGAACACTGGTGATGACTGGATGTATCCGAAGCCTCTAATGGATTTAAG TGGTTGGAATCTACGATGCATGGATTCAGGCAATATGCACCATTTTGTTGGGGCTGATTCCTCTTGCATAAGTTGGGGACTTGCTCAGAATGGAGAGCTGGGATATGGACCTACTGGACAGAA GTCTTCAGCTGTACCCAAGAAGGTGGATTTACTTGAGGGTATGCATGTAATAAG TGTTGCTTGTGGTATGGGTCATTCCATGGTTATTGTTGATAGAGCAAATGTTGCTGATCGACTTGACCAG CTTGATATATATGATGGGAAAGCTGTTGGTGAAG GTAATGAGGCCGTAAACACAACTCCAGTGCCTAAGCAGGCTGCGAAAAAGGGTGCAAAAGGAGCTGCTGACAATTCGAAGAAGAGGAAACAATTGAAAGATTCATCTGAGTCAGAGGAGGAAGAGGATGCTGAAGAAAGTGAGGATAGTGAGGATGAAATTAATGGTGAGGTTGAGGCAAAAAGGCCTCGTAGTTCTGGTAAAGGCCGAGGTAAGGCTCCGAAAAAGGCGGGGGCCAAGGGAAAAGGCGCTAAGGAAAAAGGTTCTGGCCGTGGACGGGGTGGGACTGCTGCAAATAAAAGCAGTTCTAAATCTCCTCAGGTGAAAACTGGTAAGAGAGGAAGACCCCGTAAGTCATAA